DNA sequence from the Candidatus Methylomirabilis lanthanidiphila genome:
TCGACATCAAGCTATACCTGAGGATTGCCCCCGAGCTCTATCTGAAGCGGCTGGTGGTCGGAGGGTTCGATCGGGTATTTGAGATCAATCGCAATTTTCGGAATGAGGGAATCTCGACCCAGCATAATCCCGAGTTCACGATGTTGGAATTTTATCAAGCGTATGCCGATTACCAGGATCTGATGGCGCTAACGGAAGAGATGCTGGCGTCTCTGGCCAAGGAAATCACTGGGGATCAGCGGGTGACCTACCAGGGGCAGCAGATCTCGTTTGCTCCACCCTGGCCGAAGCTGACGCTGGAAGAGTCGCTCGTCAAGCTGGCCGGGCTTGATGCGGAGGCGCTGAAGGCAGAAGCGGGTATTCGCGAGACAGCAAGACGCTTCGGGGTCCATATCTTGCCGGGTTGGGGCAAGGGGAAGGTGCTGGCCGAGCTGTTCGACACGCTGGTAGAGTCGAAGCTCATCCAGCCGACGTTCATCGTCGATTTTCCTACGGAGCTCTCCCCCTTGGCTAAGGCGAAACCAGGCGAGCCGACAGTAGTTCAGCGATTCGAGCTGTTTGTAGGCGGGATGGAAATCGCGAACGCCTACTCCGAGCTGAACGATCCCCGCGAGCAGCGCGCCCGCTTTCTTGACCAGTTGCGGCAGCGCGACCAAGGCGATCTCGAAGCGCATGGTCTGGACGAGGATTATCTTCGGGCGCTGGAGTATGGGATGCCTCCGACGGCTGGCGAAGGGATCGGTATCGACCGGTTGGCGATGCTCTTGACCGACTCTCCATCGATTCGTGATGTGATCCTGTTTCCTCTCTTGAAGCCCGCCCAAGGCGAACAGGGCGGTACCGATGCCGTTTGAGCTGTTCGTAGGACTTCGGTATCTGAAGGCGAGGCGAGGGCAGGCGTTTATCTCCCTGATCACACTGATCTCTATCGGCGGCGTCGCCCTCGGCGTCATGGCGCTCATAGTTGTGCTGGCGGTGATGAGCGGATTTGAGCGTGACCTTCGGAGCAAGATCCTCGGAACCAACGCGCATCTCTGGATCATGCGCTCTGGGGATCGCGGGATCGAAGAGCCGGACCAGACAATCGCGCGGGTCCGCGAGGTTCCACATGTGGTCGCGGCCTCGCCATTCACCTACCACCAGGTGATGCTGAGCACGGGTCGAGGGGCAGGCGGAGTAGTCCTTCGCGGCCTCGACCTCCAGTCTGCGCAGGAAGTGACGTCGTTGACCAAGAGCTTCGCCGAGGTCGATCCGACGAGGCTGAAAGGACCGGCCGAGGGGCGCGGGTGGCAGCTTGATCCCGAGGGGATCATCATCGGGCGCGCTCTGGCAACGAACCTCGGTGTGGGTCTCGGCGGGCGGGTCAATGTCATTTCTCCCTTCGGCAATGTGCTGACACCGTTCGGACTCGCGCCCCGCATGCGAAGTTTCACCGTGGCCGGGATCTTCGAGATGGGGATGTATGAATATGACAGCGCATTGGCCTATATTACGATTGCGGCGGCCCAGCAGCTCTTTCAGATGGGACCATCAGTGACCGGACTCGAGGTCAAGGTGGACGACCTGTACAGGGCAAAAGAGGTGGGTGCAGAGATCCAGCGGCGCCTCGGGTTCCCGTACGTTGCGAGAGATTGGATGCAGTTACACCGCAATCTCTTTGCCGCGCTGAAGCTGGAGAAGCTCGCGATGTTTATTATCCTGACAATGATCGTGCTGGTCGCGGCGTTCAACATCGTGAGCACACTGATCATGAAGGTGATGGATAAAGGGGCGGAGATCGGCATCTTAAAGTCGATCGGCGCCAGCTCCAGGAGCATCATGCTGATCTTCATGGTAGAGGGCGTGGTCATCGGCCTTGTCGGCACCCTCTTGGGGACTGCGGGTGGCGCGATGATCTGCAAGCTGCAGGAGACCTATAAAATCGTCAGGCTTCAGAGCGATGTCTATCTGCTGGATGCCGTTCCGATCCTGATGAAGGGGACCGACCTGGCTCTGATCGCCTCGTCGACGCTGGTCTTAAGTTTCCTTGCGACGCTCTACCCGTCCTGGCGGGCGGCTAGGCTGGACCCGGTTGTCGCGATCCGTTATGAGTGAGTTCATCAAGGCGGATGGCGTCTGCAAGTCATTTCAGATCGATGGCGGAACAGTCGAGGTCCTGAAGGGAGTCGACCTCACCATTGAAACGGGAGAATTCATCGCAATTGTGGGACCGTCAGGAGCCGGTAAGAGTACGCTTCTGTATTTGCTTGGCGCCCTGGATCGCCCGACCTCCGGTGAGATTTTCTATGAGAACGCCGGCCTGAGCCGCATGGATGACAGACAACTGGCCGACTTTCGCAACCGGTCTGTCGGTTTTATCTTC
Encoded proteins:
- the lysS gene encoding lysyl-tRNA synthetase; this translates as MEEHNLLVGERMRKLVELEAAGVDPYPTGFKVRHLAADLHQEYAVLPEEGDGAPEVAIAGRLMSLRHHGKVAFAHLQDDSGRIQIYLAHDALGTQLYDFCKRLLDVGDYLGVEGSLFRTRTGELTVRARTVRLLTKSLRPLPEKWHGLTDIETRFRQRYLDLIVNRQVADAFRKRSRLIAGMRRFLESRGFLEVETPMMQPMAGGAIARPFVTHHNALDIKLYLRIAPELYLKRLVVGGFDRVFEINRNFRNEGISTQHNPEFTMLEFYQAYADYQDLMALTEEMLASLAKEITGDQRVTYQGQQISFAPPWPKLTLEESLVKLAGLDAEALKAEAGIRETARRFGVHILPGWGKGKVLAELFDTLVESKLIQPTFIVDFPTELSPLAKAKPGEPTVVQRFELFVGGMEIANAYSELNDPREQRARFLDQLRQRDQGDLEAHGLDEDYLRALEYGMPPTAGEGIGIDRLAMLLTDSPSIRDVILFPLLKPAQGEQGGTDAV
- a CDS encoding ABC transporter permease, encoding MPFELFVGLRYLKARRGQAFISLITLISIGGVALGVMALIVVLAVMSGFERDLRSKILGTNAHLWIMRSGDRGIEEPDQTIARVREVPHVVAASPFTYHQVMLSTGRGAGGVVLRGLDLQSAQEVTSLTKSFAEVDPTRLKGPAEGRGWQLDPEGIIIGRALATNLGVGLGGRVNVISPFGNVLTPFGLAPRMRSFTVAGIFEMGMYEYDSALAYITIAAAQQLFQMGPSVTGLEVKVDDLYRAKEVGAEIQRRLGFPYVARDWMQLHRNLFAALKLEKLAMFIILTMIVLVAAFNIVSTLIMKVMDKGAEIGILKSIGASSRSIMLIFMVEGVVIGLVGTLLGTAGGAMICKLQETYKIVRLQSDVYLLDAVPILMKGTDLALIASSTLVLSFLATLYPSWRAARLDPVVAIRYE